A section of the Burkholderia mallei ATCC 23344 genome encodes:
- a CDS encoding PglL family O-oligosaccharyltransferase: MPSSFLRSLSLIALAVALILPYAITNHTYPIPTFYSEFAAFALYWVLGASVVLLVKAERAEQPFAAPMALVAPLGFGAVLLAQIALLPLRQPSMNWLAMGYLLGALVAMQAGYALARVNMVDMVARMIAGATIVGGVVAVACQFVQLFHLETTFSPFVVSYGVTVERRPYGNMAQANHLATYIAFALAGALYLVQTRRMPALAWAALSALLSVGLALTVSRGPWLQVGVMVVAGFWMAFAQARRDPAASRARAWAIPVVLGVLFVAVNVAVRWANVHYHLGLAESAADRMRDAGQIAPRLALWKYGLTMFREHPLLGVGWGEFPIHQFELARRLGGVEIANNSHDIFIDLLAKSGLLGLGVLFVALVAWFVRALRVPHTESRVFGFALVGIVLMHALVEYPQQYTFFLLPVMFVIGLLETKPLRALPGRAAFVLFAALSVAGLASLYPILRDYQRAEVLYYGTNPAEQYRAHPSFLFGAWGDYGAATLLAISRENLPAKLAAHESAIALLPGETVLRRYAVLQALDGRETDALDTIERLRVFAEELHDWPVQLAALYKLLDDQPSLKSFKAALVAKYGTPAANLSADDEEDDGDD, translated from the coding sequence ATGCCTTCTTCCTTTCTGCGTTCTCTATCGCTGATCGCGCTTGCCGTCGCCCTGATCCTGCCGTATGCGATCACGAACCACACCTATCCGATCCCGACCTTCTATTCCGAATTCGCCGCGTTCGCGCTGTATTGGGTGCTCGGCGCGAGCGTCGTCCTGCTCGTGAAAGCCGAGCGCGCCGAGCAGCCGTTCGCGGCGCCGATGGCGCTCGTCGCGCCGCTCGGGTTCGGCGCGGTATTGCTTGCGCAGATCGCGCTGCTGCCGCTGCGCCAGCCCTCGATGAACTGGCTCGCGATGGGCTACCTGCTCGGCGCGCTCGTCGCGATGCAGGCCGGGTATGCGCTCGCGCGCGTGAACATGGTCGATATGGTCGCGCGGATGATCGCGGGCGCGACGATCGTCGGCGGCGTCGTCGCGGTCGCCTGCCAGTTCGTGCAGCTGTTCCATCTGGAGACGACGTTCTCGCCGTTCGTCGTGTCGTATGGCGTGACCGTCGAGCGCCGCCCGTACGGCAACATGGCGCAGGCCAACCACTTGGCGACCTATATCGCGTTCGCGCTCGCGGGCGCGCTCTATCTCGTGCAGACGCGGCGGATGCCGGCGCTCGCGTGGGCGGCGCTATCGGCGCTGCTGTCGGTCGGGCTCGCGCTGACCGTGTCGCGCGGGCCTTGGCTGCAGGTCGGCGTGATGGTGGTCGCCGGCTTCTGGATGGCGTTCGCGCAGGCCCGGCGCGACCCGGCGGCGAGCCGCGCGCGCGCGTGGGCGATTCCCGTCGTGCTCGGCGTGCTGTTCGTCGCGGTCAACGTCGCGGTGCGCTGGGCCAACGTGCACTACCATCTCGGCCTCGCGGAATCCGCCGCGGACCGCATGCGCGACGCCGGTCAGATCGCGCCGCGCCTCGCGCTCTGGAAGTACGGCCTCACGATGTTCCGCGAGCATCCGCTGCTCGGCGTCGGCTGGGGCGAGTTCCCGATCCACCAGTTCGAGCTCGCGCGCCGGCTGGGCGGCGTCGAGATCGCGAACAACTCGCACGACATCTTCATCGATCTGCTCGCGAAATCCGGCTTGCTCGGCCTCGGCGTGCTGTTCGTCGCGCTCGTCGCGTGGTTCGTGCGCGCGCTGCGCGTGCCGCATACCGAGAGCCGCGTGTTCGGTTTCGCGCTCGTCGGCATCGTGCTGATGCATGCGCTCGTCGAATATCCGCAGCAGTACACGTTCTTCCTGCTGCCCGTGATGTTCGTGATCGGCCTGCTCGAGACGAAGCCGCTACGCGCGCTGCCCGGCCGCGCGGCGTTCGTGCTGTTCGCGGCGCTATCGGTGGCGGGGCTTGCGTCGCTGTATCCGATCCTGCGCGACTACCAGCGCGCCGAGGTGCTGTATTACGGCACGAATCCGGCCGAGCAATACCGCGCGCACCCGTCGTTCCTGTTCGGCGCCTGGGGGGATTACGGCGCGGCGACGCTGCTCGCGATCTCGCGCGAGAACCTGCCGGCGAAGCTCGCCGCCCACGAAAGCGCGATCGCGCTGCTGCCGGGCGAGACGGTGCTGCGCCGCTACGCGGTGCTGCAGGCGCTCGACGGCCGCGAGACCGACGCGCTCGATACGATCGAGCGTTTGCGCGTGTTCGCGGAGGAGCTGCACGACTGGCCGGTGCAGCTCGCCGCGCTGTACAAGCTGCTCGACGACCAGCCGTCGCTGAAGTCGTTCAAGGCGGCGCTCGTCGCGAAATACGGGACGCCCGCGGCGAACCTGTCGGCGGACGACGAGGAAGACGACGGCGACGATTGA
- a CDS encoding TonB family protein, producing MKTYSTYLALPLAASLLAGCAAFAPRDAAKLECTMPVAAYPENAKPLERRATVLVRAMITASGNAENVTVTTSSRNAAADRAAVDAMSRIACSQTPARGGEPYPFTLTRPFVFEPRAKAPR from the coding sequence ATGAAGACCTACTCGACGTACCTGGCGCTTCCTCTTGCCGCGTCGCTGCTTGCAGGCTGCGCGGCGTTCGCGCCGCGCGATGCGGCGAAGCTCGAATGCACGATGCCGGTCGCGGCGTATCCGGAGAATGCGAAGCCGCTCGAGCGCCGGGCGACTGTGCTCGTGCGCGCGATGATCACGGCGTCGGGCAACGCGGAGAACGTCACGGTGACGACGAGCAGCCGGAACGCCGCGGCTGACCGCGCAGCCGTCGATGCGATGTCGAGGATCGCGTGCTCGCAGACTCCCGCGCGCGGCGGCGAGCCGTATCCGTTCACGCTGACGCGGCCGTTCGTGTTCGAGCCG
- the pilA gene encoding type IV pilus assembly protein PilA gives MRARGFTLIELMIVLAIVGVVAAYAIPAYQDYLARSRVGEGLALAASARLAVAENAASGNGFSGGYVSPPATRNVDSIRVDDDSGQIVVAFTTRVAAAGANTLVLVPSAPDQADTPTARVALSKGAVQAGAITWECFADGKASSSLPAPGAGPLPTDAPTLAGKLAPPECRA, from the coding sequence GTTTCACGCTGATCGAATTGATGATCGTGCTCGCGATCGTCGGCGTCGTCGCCGCGTACGCGATTCCCGCCTATCAGGATTATCTCGCGCGCAGCCGGGTCGGCGAGGGGCTCGCGCTCGCCGCGTCCGCGCGGCTCGCGGTTGCCGAGAACGCGGCGAGCGGCAATGGATTCTCGGGCGGCTACGTGTCGCCGCCCGCCACGCGCAACGTCGATTCGATCCGGGTCGACGACGACTCCGGGCAGATCGTCGTCGCGTTCACGACGCGCGTGGCGGCGGCGGGCGCGAATACGCTCGTGCTGGTGCCGTCCGCGCCGGATCAGGCGGATACGCCGACGGCGCGTGTCGCGTTGTCGAAGGGCGCCGTCCAGGCGGGGGCGATCACGTGGGAATGCTTTGCCGACGGCAAGGCGTCGTCGTCGCTGCCCGCGCCGGGCGCCGGCCCGCTGCCGACCGATGCGCCGACGCTGGCCGGCAAGCTGGCGCCCCCCGAGTGCCGCGCGTGA
- a CDS encoding DUF2501 domain-containing protein, whose protein sequence is MKKRIHRIAAAGILVAGVLSLSAAHAQLGDFLKQGADAGNGGAGGIAGALGNLGGGGGAASAGSLLTPGSTGNVAGLLQFCVKNDYLGDGGASSIKDALMSKLGAGVTSDSTYASGASGILDAGNGRTLDLSGGQSFKQQLTKQVCDKVLSQAKALL, encoded by the coding sequence ATGAAAAAGCGTATTCATCGCATTGCCGCCGCAGGCATCCTGGTTGCCGGTGTGCTGTCGCTTTCGGCCGCGCATGCGCAACTCGGCGATTTTCTCAAGCAAGGCGCCGATGCCGGCAACGGCGGCGCGGGCGGCATTGCCGGCGCGCTCGGCAATCTCGGCGGCGGGGGCGGCGCGGCGTCGGCCGGCTCGCTGCTGACGCCCGGCAGCACCGGCAACGTCGCCGGCCTGCTGCAATTCTGCGTCAAGAACGACTATCTCGGCGACGGCGGCGCGTCGTCGATCAAGGACGCGCTGATGAGCAAGCTGGGCGCGGGCGTCACGTCGGACAGCACGTATGCGAGCGGCGCGAGCGGGATTCTCGATGCCGGCAACGGCCGCACGCTCGACCTGAGCGGCGGGCAGAGCTTCAAGCAGCAACTGACGAAGCAGGTGTGCGACAAGGTGTTGTCGCAAGCGAAGGCGCTGTTGTAA